In a single window of the Nocardioides sp. genome:
- the rocD gene encoding ornithine--oxo-acid transaminase, giving the protein MSEEITRHQTRSAAHIELTEGYAAHNYHPLPVVLSSGEGAWVTDVDGKRYLDCLAGYSALNFGHSNPRLLARMHEQIDRLTLTSRAFYNDQLGPFARDLAALCGKEMILPMNSGAEAVETALKVARKWGYLVKGVPEGQAEIVTMEGNFHGRTTTIVSFSTDPDATRDYGPFTPGFSVVKYGDLEALEATITDRTVAILLEPIQGEGGVVIPPEGYLRDVRTLCSRHGILMIADEIQSGLARTGKTFACEYEDVVPDVYILGKALGGGLYPVSAVVADRDVLGVITPGTHGSTFGGNPLAAAIGHEVCAMLATGEFQQRARVLGERLEAGLTPLLGSGLAAVRVRGLWAGLDIDPTVSTGRHVTEALLGRGILAKEAHGQTVRLAPPLVASEDDIDLLISQITAVLADQH; this is encoded by the coding sequence ATGAGCGAGGAGATCACGCGTCACCAGACGCGGTCGGCGGCCCACATCGAACTCACCGAGGGCTATGCGGCGCACAACTACCACCCGCTGCCGGTGGTGCTCTCCTCCGGCGAGGGCGCCTGGGTGACCGACGTGGACGGCAAGCGCTATCTCGACTGCCTTGCGGGGTATTCGGCGCTGAACTTCGGGCACTCCAACCCACGGCTGCTCGCCCGGATGCACGAGCAGATCGACCGGCTCACGCTGACGTCGCGGGCCTTCTACAACGACCAACTCGGCCCGTTCGCGCGCGACCTCGCGGCGCTGTGCGGCAAGGAGATGATCCTGCCGATGAACTCCGGCGCCGAGGCCGTGGAGACGGCGCTGAAGGTGGCGCGCAAGTGGGGTTACCTGGTCAAGGGCGTGCCCGAGGGCCAGGCCGAGATCGTCACGATGGAGGGCAACTTCCACGGGCGTACGACCACGATCGTCTCCTTCTCCACCGACCCCGATGCGACCCGCGACTACGGCCCGTTCACCCCCGGCTTCTCGGTCGTCAAGTACGGCGATCTGGAGGCGTTGGAGGCCACGATCACTGACCGCACGGTCGCGATCCTGCTCGAACCGATCCAAGGCGAGGGCGGAGTGGTGATCCCGCCCGAGGGTTATCTGCGCGACGTACGCACGCTGTGCAGCCGGCACGGCATCTTGATGATCGCCGACGAGATCCAGTCGGGGCTGGCGCGTACGGGCAAGACGTTCGCGTGTGAGTACGAAGACGTCGTGCCGGACGTCTACATCCTCGGCAAGGCGCTCGGCGGTGGCCTCTATCCGGTGTCGGCTGTCGTGGCGGACCGCGACGTGCTCGGCGTGATCACGCCTGGCACCCACGGCTCCACTTTTGGCGGCAACCCGTTGGCCGCCGCGATCGGGCACGAGGTGTGCGCCATGCTCGCGACTGGTGAGTTCCAGCAACGGGCTCGCGTCTTGGGTGAGCGACTGGAAGCCGGGCTCACGCCCCTGTTGGGCAGCGGTCTGGCTGCGGTGCGCGTACGCGGTCTGTGGGCTGGTCTCGACATCGACCCGACCGTGTCCACTGGTCGCCACGTCACCGAGGCGCTGCTCGGTCGCGGCATCTTGGCCAAGGAGGCGCACGGTCAGACCGTCCGGCTCGCGCCGCCCTTGGTCGCGTCGGAGGACGACATCGACCTGCTGATCAGCCAGATCACGGCCGTGCTGGCTGACCAGCACTGA
- a CDS encoding MFS transporter — protein MPGFRALARNRDFTLLWWGDTVSELGAKVTGFAFPLVTYAVTGSVVAAAWVEAAFLLGWVGTLLPGGVIADRVDRQRLMRNASALGLLAAASLAVSAGLDALTLPHLMLAALAMGCANGLMDPAQASAIRTIVDQDDLPTALSQVQARQHVASLAGGPLGGVLYTMSRWLPFAVDAVVMPSRSLP, from the coding sequence GTGCCCGGCTTCAGAGCGCTCGCTCGCAACCGCGACTTCACCTTGTTGTGGTGGGGCGACACAGTCAGCGAACTCGGCGCCAAGGTCACCGGGTTCGCGTTCCCACTCGTGACCTATGCAGTCACCGGCTCAGTGGTCGCCGCAGCCTGGGTCGAAGCCGCGTTCCTGCTCGGCTGGGTCGGCACCCTGCTCCCCGGAGGCGTGATCGCCGACCGGGTCGACCGGCAACGGTTGATGCGCAACGCCAGCGCTCTGGGCCTGCTGGCGGCGGCCTCACTGGCGGTCAGCGCGGGACTCGACGCTCTGACACTGCCCCACCTGATGCTGGCTGCCTTGGCCATGGGCTGCGCAAACGGACTGATGGACCCCGCACAGGCCAGCGCGATCCGCACCATCGTCGATCAGGACGACCTGCCGACTGCGCTGAGTCAGGTGCAGGCTCGCCAGCATGTGGCGAGTCTGGCGGGCGGCCCCTTGGGCGGCGTGCTCTACACGATGAGCCGATGGTTGCCCTTCGCAGTGGACGCCGTGGTTATGCCGTCGCGATCCTTACCGTGA
- a CDS encoding DUF1778 domain-containing protein, producing the protein MSQAQEPVTISIRAKAGQRDLIDQAADRLGRSRSDFMLEAACRQAEDVLLDQTYFALDAKRLCRLPGHARQPARAH; encoded by the coding sequence ATGTCCCAAGCCCAAGAGCCCGTCACGATCAGCATCCGCGCCAAGGCAGGGCAGCGCGACCTGATCGACCAGGCCGCCGACCGCCTGGGCCGCAGCCGCTCGGACTTCATGCTCGAAGCCGCCTGCAGGCAGGCCGAGGACGTGCTGCTCGACCAGACCTACTTCGCTCTGGACGCGAAGAGGCTTTGCCGCCTTCCAGGACATGCTCGACAACCCGCCCGCGCCCACTGA
- a CDS encoding phage integrase family protein, with protein sequence MNARDDKALASPSPKRPKAARAGQGAGAPAPLFGTSTRTPPRSLAPVSAARQRKLHVGHFAFMRSVVQGLDPRESWERYFRVEGEATDQRTVRATIAWIRDEFAAAAKREDRFGTARLVRIDATRIADPSLELPSLEAFAEAHGLEDERQADQIAAYEAEYGRATQRLRRRARLIARQLEALRWLESLVAQSPKAGDSVAAWLNPTLASHLEAADIFTLAQLVERINGVGRRWHAGIKAMGEGKALRIVEWLARAPGQHRAAARPPCGDAAQQALRARAAGRGRYRPPTSARLEKFIVPAELDGTRGLYRRPQAQCLLKATNDYQAILAWLRSKHGLTPEQKAHLKARRRQRDTGVEQGMDWLQALSHTQRAYRKEAERFLLWAITHKGKALSSMSNEDCIEYRDFLADPQPRSRWCGDRGRERWSPLWRPFEGPLSASAQRHAVTILKNLYGFLVDQNYLMGNPWSAVGVPRTSGPKVNAGRSFSLAQWQFIEGQLKMLPATSANQRLTFGLHLLYATGLRLSEVVAATVDDLQWVEYPADASDDQPMEGWLLRVIGKGQKEREVPLPADVVGELARYLVSRGLDADPEDIGNQGAFLLGKASDAAERAPGLSTGQAIDPRQGIAATTFYDQIKRFFEDCAGVLRGQGDAKGAERFTKASTHWMRHSHASHAIASGMPIEIAQQNLGHASLATTTVYVTTEKRRRMKAVDAFWKR encoded by the coding sequence ATGAACGCGCGCGACGACAAGGCGCTGGCCAGCCCGAGCCCGAAGCGGCCGAAGGCCGCGCGGGCAGGGCAGGGCGCTGGTGCTCCGGCGCCGCTGTTCGGGACCTCCACCCGAACACCGCCGCGCAGCCTCGCGCCGGTCAGCGCCGCACGGCAGCGCAAGCTGCACGTCGGCCACTTCGCGTTCATGCGCTCGGTGGTCCAGGGCCTCGATCCCCGCGAAAGCTGGGAGCGCTACTTCCGCGTCGAAGGCGAGGCCACCGACCAGCGCACCGTGCGCGCCACCATCGCCTGGATCCGCGACGAGTTCGCCGCGGCCGCGAAGCGCGAGGACCGGTTCGGCACCGCGCGCCTGGTGCGCATCGACGCGACCCGCATCGCCGACCCGTCGCTCGAACTGCCCAGCCTCGAAGCCTTCGCCGAAGCGCACGGCCTCGAAGACGAGCGCCAGGCCGACCAGATCGCCGCCTACGAAGCCGAGTACGGCCGCGCGACGCAGCGCCTGCGCCGGCGCGCCCGACTGATCGCGCGCCAGCTCGAAGCGCTGCGCTGGCTCGAAAGCCTGGTCGCCCAGTCGCCGAAGGCCGGCGACTCGGTCGCCGCCTGGCTGAACCCGACGCTGGCCAGCCACCTCGAAGCCGCCGACATCTTCACGCTCGCCCAGCTGGTCGAGCGCATCAACGGTGTCGGCCGGCGGTGGCACGCCGGCATCAAGGCGATGGGGGAGGGCAAGGCCCTGCGCATCGTCGAGTGGCTCGCGCGAGCACCAGGACAGCATCGAGCTGCAGCTCGGCCGCCATGTGGCGATGCCGCGCAGCAAGCTCTACGCGCACGAGCTGCAGGCCGTGGTCGCTACCGGCCACCGACATCCGCCCGCTTGGAGAAGTTCATCGTGCCGGCCGAGCTCGACGGCACCCGCGGCCTGTACCGCCGCCCGCAGGCGCAGTGCCTGCTGAAGGCCACCAACGACTACCAGGCCATCCTCGCCTGGCTGCGCTCCAAGCACGGCCTCACCCCCGAGCAGAAGGCGCACCTCAAGGCGCGCCGGCGCCAGCGGGACACCGGCGTCGAGCAGGGCATGGACTGGCTGCAGGCGCTGTCGCACACCCAGCGCGCCTACCGCAAGGAAGCCGAGCGCTTCCTGCTCTGGGCGATCACGCACAAGGGCAAGGCCCTGTCCTCGATGAGCAACGAGGACTGCATCGAGTACCGGGACTTCCTGGCCGACCCGCAGCCGCGCAGCCGCTGGTGTGGCGACCGCGGGCGCGAGCGCTGGTCGCCGCTGTGGCGGCCGTTCGAGGGGCCGCTGTCGGCGTCGGCGCAGCGGCATGCGGTGACGATCCTGAAGAACCTCTACGGCTTCCTCGTCGACCAGAACTACCTGATGGGCAACCCGTGGTCGGCGGTCGGCGTGCCGCGGACCTCGGGGCCGAAGGTGAACGCGGGGCGGAGCTTCAGCCTGGCGCAGTGGCAGTTCATCGAAGGGCAGCTGAAGATGCTGCCGGCGACCTCGGCGAACCAGCGGCTGACCTTCGGGCTGCACCTGCTCTACGCGACCGGCCTGCGGCTGTCGGAAGTGGTGGCGGCGACGGTCGATGACCTGCAGTGGGTCGAGTACCCGGCGGATGCGTCAGACGATCAGCCCATGGAAGGCTGGTTGCTGCGGGTGATCGGCAAGGGGCAGAAGGAACGCGAGGTGCCGCTGCCGGCCGATGTCGTGGGCGAGCTGGCCAGGTACCTGGTTTCGCGGGGGCTCGATGCGGACCCGGAGGACATCGGCAACCAGGGGGCGTTCCTGCTCGGCAAGGCCAGCGACGCGGCTGAGCGCGCGCCGGGGCTGAGTACCGGGCAGGCGATCGACCCGCGGCAGGGGATCGCCGCGACGACGTTCTACGACCAGATCAAACGCTTCTTTGAAGACTGCGCCGGCGTGCTGCGAGGGCAGGGCGACGCGAAGGGCGCGGAGCGCTTCACGAAGGCCAGCACGCACTGGATGCGGCACTCGCACGCGAGCCATGCAATCGCCAGCGGCATGCCCATCGAGATCGCGCAGCAGAACCTCGGACACGCATCGCTTGCTACGACCACGGTGTATGTGACTACCGAAAAGCGGCGACGGATGAAGGCCGTTGATGCTTTCTGGAAGAGGTAG
- a CDS encoding helix-turn-helix domain-containing protein has product MPPPVQDPTVLRAIAHPLRSRILHELTSSGPMRAADVAKRLGVAANSASFHLRQLARYGLIEVDPEVGRDRRDRFWRAVSHDGVKVQVEGMATTPEGRAAMAVWSRQSQAWAQAVVRAAYSYPGGERESGESAYVGIGDSLLRLDAADAAELNDELSAVLDRWRERTRGREDGETYVFLSVLLPDPGRGV; this is encoded by the coding sequence GTGCCTCCACCGGTTCAAGATCCGACTGTCTTGCGGGCTATTGCGCATCCGTTGCGTTCGCGGATCCTGCACGAGCTGACCTCGTCCGGACCGATGCGTGCGGCTGACGTTGCCAAGCGGCTGGGCGTCGCGGCCAACAGCGCCAGCTTTCATCTGCGGCAGTTGGCCCGATATGGCCTGATCGAAGTAGACCCCGAGGTGGGTCGTGACCGGCGAGATCGCTTCTGGCGTGCGGTTTCCCACGACGGCGTCAAGGTCCAGGTGGAGGGCATGGCCACCACCCCAGAGGGCCGTGCCGCGATGGCCGTGTGGAGCCGGCAGAGTCAGGCGTGGGCACAAGCGGTGGTGAGGGCGGCGTACTCCTATCCCGGGGGCGAACGCGAGTCCGGCGAGAGTGCGTACGTGGGGATCGGTGACTCGCTACTTCGCCTCGATGCGGCTGACGCCGCGGAGCTGAACGACGAACTGTCCGCGGTGCTGGATCGCTGGCGCGAGCGCACCCGCGGTCGCGAAGATGGGGAGACGTACGTGTTCCTCTCGGTGCTGTTGCCCGATCCGGGCCGAGGAGTCTGA
- a CDS encoding replication initiation protein, producing MSTVRKAPQTLHQPAASSAVGTLSKSVFALAIEPLTMALTVTGRKAYDVMLWIAQRGPAAADGGYTSPVSAILRGYGSTTKASERVQRYIEQMVQTTVVWRPLAASEQGNMLLEGFEAAAPEKISDEARTFPLLAEARLYIRGGEAWVTWYYPPSIKEQLISPERWAQIELNSIARLSTYTAVALYEICARYKDSPGGLTSRHEPEFWTRVLREGGGIKPREFRKFKNELLMPAVAEINEETEIEVELIEHREQSTLHAVQFKVARKAKEKAKIPDAADVTLVMRAAKLGVRESDLDALVAKYGALKVTEGLDAMEAYISDPSASKIMNRGGYLKAVLANRFPDGGVPAPLSPAEVRPVPKVDPKREQQELVEAWKANRQKQIRAEFSALPEDEKAKWIDQAAPTILQWSVTTPAMRKRVADRDWESPLISRVVLDVYATARHGAGWKEPSEMDLVMFTVAADRQQA from the coding sequence ATGTCGACGGTCAGAAAGGCGCCTCAAACTTTGCATCAGCCCGCAGCGTCCAGCGCAGTTGGGACGCTGAGCAAGTCCGTTTTCGCGCTTGCCATCGAGCCGTTGACCATGGCCCTGACGGTGACTGGACGCAAGGCCTATGACGTCATGCTGTGGATCGCACAGCGTGGCCCAGCTGCTGCCGATGGGGGCTACACGAGCCCCGTGAGCGCGATCCTTCGCGGCTATGGGTCGACAACCAAGGCGTCTGAGCGCGTGCAGCGCTACATCGAGCAGATGGTGCAAACGACGGTCGTCTGGCGGCCACTGGCAGCGAGCGAGCAGGGGAACATGCTGCTCGAAGGCTTTGAGGCCGCGGCACCAGAGAAGATCAGCGATGAAGCTCGCACTTTCCCATTGCTCGCCGAGGCCCGCTTGTACATCCGTGGCGGTGAGGCCTGGGTGACCTGGTACTACCCACCGTCGATCAAGGAGCAACTGATCAGCCCCGAGCGATGGGCCCAGATCGAGTTGAACTCCATCGCCAGGCTCTCGACCTACACCGCCGTCGCGCTGTACGAGATCTGCGCCCGCTACAAGGACAGCCCTGGAGGCTTGACCAGCCGCCACGAGCCGGAGTTCTGGACCCGCGTGCTTCGAGAGGGTGGTGGCATCAAGCCCCGTGAGTTTCGGAAGTTCAAGAACGAACTCCTGATGCCGGCTGTCGCCGAGATCAACGAGGAGACCGAGATCGAGGTCGAGCTCATCGAGCATCGCGAGCAGAGCACGCTACACGCCGTCCAGTTCAAGGTCGCGCGCAAAGCGAAGGAGAAGGCCAAGATTCCTGACGCGGCGGATGTGACCTTGGTGATGCGAGCGGCGAAGTTGGGCGTGCGTGAGTCCGACCTGGATGCCCTTGTCGCGAAGTACGGGGCACTCAAGGTCACGGAAGGCCTGGATGCCATGGAGGCCTACATCAGTGACCCCAGCGCCTCGAAGATCATGAACCGAGGCGGCTACTTGAAGGCCGTGCTGGCGAATCGTTTTCCTGACGGCGGAGTGCCCGCGCCACTATCGCCGGCGGAAGTACGGCCGGTGCCCAAGGTCGACCCGAAGCGCGAACAGCAGGAATTGGTGGAGGCATGGAAGGCCAACCGGCAGAAGCAGATTCGAGCCGAGTTCTCAGCCTTGCCGGAAGACGAGAAAGCAAAGTGGATTGACCAGGCCGCCCCGACGATCTTGCAATGGTCCGTGACGACGCCGGCCATGCGGAAACGTGTTGCGGACCGTGACTGGGAGTCGCCCCTGATCAGCCGAGTCGTTCTGGACGTTTACGCCACGGCGCGGCACGGGGCAGGGTGGAAGGAACCCAGCGAGATGGACCTGGTTATGTTCACGGTAGCGGCGGATCGCCAGCAGGCTTAG
- a CDS encoding alpha/beta hydrolase: MRRLTYGPDASQFAELTEPDGPSRGVVVVIHGGFWKEAYDCSLGRPLAADLASRGWAALNLEYRRVGNGGGVPQTLDDISAGIDLLADTDLDLSTVVTLGHSAGGQLAAWAAGRHRLAPWSDARVRLTEVISQAGVLDLAAAHQAGLGSGAVERFLGVVDDDTLGLADPSRQLPLDVRLWAVHARDDEDVPFGQSEAYVARAGPRATLVEVTGGHFGVIDVTSPAWADIVEILET; encoded by the coding sequence ATGCGGCGGTTGACCTATGGGCCGGACGCCTCACAGTTTGCGGAGCTGACTGAGCCGGACGGGCCTTCGCGTGGGGTGGTCGTGGTCATCCACGGCGGCTTCTGGAAGGAGGCGTACGACTGCTCGCTCGGCCGTCCGCTCGCAGCCGACCTGGCCAGCCGTGGCTGGGCCGCACTCAACCTCGAATACCGCAGGGTCGGCAACGGGGGAGGGGTGCCGCAGACTCTCGACGACATCTCCGCTGGGATCGATCTGCTCGCCGACACCGACCTCGATCTCTCGACGGTCGTGACCTTGGGTCACTCCGCGGGTGGGCAGTTGGCGGCGTGGGCCGCCGGTCGTCACCGGCTGGCGCCGTGGTCTGACGCCCGGGTTCGGCTGACAGAGGTGATCTCGCAGGCGGGCGTACTCGACCTGGCGGCAGCGCATCAAGCAGGCCTCGGCTCCGGCGCGGTCGAGCGATTCCTCGGCGTGGTCGATGACGACACGCTCGGCCTGGCGGACCCGAGCAGGCAGTTGCCGTTGGACGTACGCCTGTGGGCGGTGCACGCGCGTGACGACGAAGATGTCCCGTTCGGGCAGTCGGAGGCGTACGTGGCGCGGGCTGGTCCGCGCGCGACCTTGGTCGAAGTCACAGGCGGGCACTTCGGGGTCATCGACGTGACGAGTCCGGCCTGGGCCGACATCGTCGAGATCCTGGAAACCTAG
- a CDS encoding GNAT family N-acetyltransferase, with amino-acid sequence MKRNRPDPIPVLVLGRLAIHKDHHQKGIGTALLNDAIRRAIQAADIAGVTALLVHAISEQARRFYRSRAASLSRP; translated from the coding sequence ATGAAGCGCAACCGGCCCGACCCGATACCTGTGCTCGTCCTCGGCCGTCTGGCCATCCACAAGGATCACCACCAGAAGGGCATCGGCACCGCGCTGCTCAACGACGCCATCCGGCGCGCGATTCAGGCCGCCGACATCGCCGGCGTCACCGCGCTTCTGGTGCACGCCATCTCGGAGCAGGCCCGGCGGTTCTACCGATCTCGCGCGGCTTCATTGAGTCGCCCGTGA
- a CDS encoding sterol carrier family protein gives MPGRLRRASADEVEGALARDGRDRATTRMLVKHFLAVLSERAPGNSVEVRVPPHAAAQVIPGVRHTRGTPPAVIETDADTWIALATGNLTWAEAVGSGRVRASGERTDLTAYLPLHEPKNQ, from the coding sequence GTGCCCGGTCGACTGCGTCGCGCCAGTGCCGATGAGGTCGAGGGCGCCCTGGCGCGGGACGGCCGCGACCGGGCGACCACCCGGATGCTGGTCAAGCACTTCCTCGCGGTGCTCTCCGAACGCGCGCCCGGCAATTCGGTCGAGGTGCGCGTGCCACCCCACGCGGCGGCGCAGGTGATCCCCGGCGTACGCCACACCCGCGGCACTCCACCCGCGGTCATCGAGACCGACGCCGACACGTGGATCGCCCTGGCCACGGGCAACCTGACCTGGGCGGAGGCCGTCGGGTCAGGTCGCGTCCGCGCGAGCGGCGAACGCACCGACCTCACGGCGTACCTCCCCCTCCACGAGCCCAAAAATCAGTAG
- a CDS encoding dipeptidase translates to MTTHADDATLQANVQEVLPGLRRDLEDLVRIQSVSADPERAAEVQRSAEAVRDLFAAEGFDARIVTAHDDGVAPAVIAHKASKIEGAKTVLLYAHHDVQPENDHADWDSPPWEPTERDGRLYARGAADDKAGIVAHLGAVRIFGDDLPVNLVMFVEGEEEVGSDTLPALLERFKEDLRADVIVIADSGNWDIGVPALTTSLRGLVRMDVEVRTLTHAVHSGMWGGLVPDSIMTLARLISTLHDDEGNLVIEGLFSGPAADVDYPEARLRAESGAASGIEWIGSGSTVERLWTKPALSITGLDAPKVAGASNTLVPAARCRISLRIAPGDTTANAVARLQAHLEKHVAWGATLETTVVDTGEATQIDATGPAYDAARAAFTQAWDGTAPIDMGVGGSIPFIAEFLDAFPEASVLVTGVEDPDTRAHGANEGLHLAEFERVVLAEALLLRNLADGS, encoded by the coding sequence ATGACGACGCATGCTGACGACGCGACCCTGCAAGCCAATGTGCAGGAGGTGCTGCCCGGCCTGCGCCGCGACCTGGAGGACCTCGTACGCATCCAGTCGGTGAGCGCCGATCCCGAGCGCGCCGCCGAGGTGCAGCGCAGCGCGGAGGCTGTCCGTGACCTGTTCGCCGCGGAGGGCTTCGATGCCCGCATCGTGACCGCGCACGACGACGGTGTCGCGCCGGCGGTGATCGCGCACAAGGCGAGCAAGATCGAGGGCGCCAAGACCGTGCTGCTCTATGCCCACCACGACGTCCAGCCCGAGAACGATCACGCCGACTGGGACTCCCCGCCGTGGGAACCGACCGAGCGCGACGGCCGGCTCTACGCGCGCGGTGCCGCCGACGACAAGGCCGGGATCGTGGCCCACCTGGGTGCCGTACGGATCTTCGGTGACGACCTGCCGGTCAACCTGGTGATGTTCGTCGAAGGCGAGGAGGAGGTCGGCTCCGACACCCTGCCCGCGTTGCTGGAGCGCTTCAAGGAGGACTTGCGCGCCGACGTCATCGTGATCGCCGACTCCGGCAACTGGGACATCGGGGTGCCTGCCCTGACCACCAGCCTGCGCGGTCTGGTGCGGATGGACGTGGAGGTACGCACGCTCACCCACGCCGTGCACAGCGGCATGTGGGGCGGACTTGTGCCCGACTCGATCATGACGCTGGCACGCCTTATCTCGACGCTGCACGACGACGAGGGAAACCTCGTGATCGAAGGCCTGTTCAGCGGTCCCGCCGCCGACGTCGACTACCCCGAGGCGCGCCTACGTGCCGAGTCGGGTGCGGCCTCCGGGATCGAATGGATCGGCAGCGGTTCGACCGTCGAGCGCCTGTGGACCAAGCCCGCGTTGAGCATCACGGGCCTCGACGCCCCCAAGGTGGCAGGCGCGTCCAACACCCTGGTCCCGGCGGCCCGCTGCCGGATCTCGTTGCGGATCGCGCCGGGCGACACCACTGCCAACGCGGTGGCGCGGCTCCAGGCTCACTTGGAAAAGCACGTCGCCTGGGGAGCCACGCTGGAGACGACCGTGGTCGACACAGGCGAGGCGACCCAGATCGACGCGACGGGTCCGGCGTACGACGCGGCGCGCGCCGCGTTCACCCAAGCCTGGGACGGCACCGCGCCCATCGATATGGGTGTGGGCGGGTCGATCCCCTTCATCGCGGAGTTCCTCGACGCGTTCCCCGAGGCGAGCGTGCTGGTCACCGGTGTCGAGGACCCCGACACCCGAGCACACGGCGCCAACGAGGGATTGCATCTGGCCGAGTTCGAGCGGGTCGTCCTGGCCGAGGCGTTGTTGCTGCGCAACCTCGCCGACGGGTCATGA
- a CDS encoding AAA family ATPase: MTNILVEGREQVELADIGVQAERAKKILAKVRKAMLAPNAQKEPPHFSPAQLGSLVNLDTRQIDYRAKKGGTLPAGGLNSAGTRREFSLPDVRAWTRELRTGRMRPPGAEAITVAVANFKGGVTKTTTAVTLAQGLSIRGHKVLVIDCDPQGSLTTLFGILPDAEVEAEHTILPLCLGEQESVEYAIRSTYWDGIDLIPATSVLFSAEFALPGRQRDEGQRFQFWNVLHYGIEQARQTYDVIIIDTPPALSYVTINAMMAADGIITPLPPNALDFASSVQFWDLFYDLTKELVARGKSKRFEFVDVLLSKVDASDIATNVVREWISAAYGSKVLPIEIPKTATAASASAEFGSIYDMKPGSAGSRTIKRAVDAYDQFVDIVEGQMVSAWLRQVTKTEDAE, translated from the coding sequence GTGACGAACATCCTTGTCGAGGGACGAGAGCAAGTAGAACTTGCAGATATCGGTGTGCAAGCCGAACGCGCCAAGAAGATCCTGGCCAAGGTCCGGAAGGCAATGCTAGCTCCGAATGCGCAGAAGGAGCCTCCGCACTTCTCCCCGGCACAGCTCGGCAGCCTGGTCAACCTGGACACTCGCCAGATCGACTATCGCGCCAAGAAGGGAGGCACCCTGCCCGCCGGCGGGCTGAACTCCGCGGGCACTCGTCGTGAATTCAGCTTGCCAGATGTGCGGGCCTGGACGCGGGAGCTTCGCACCGGACGGATGCGTCCGCCAGGCGCCGAGGCAATCACAGTCGCGGTCGCCAATTTCAAGGGCGGCGTCACCAAGACTACGACCGCAGTGACGCTTGCTCAGGGCCTGAGCATTCGTGGCCACAAGGTCTTGGTGATCGACTGCGATCCACAAGGCAGTCTCACCACCCTCTTCGGCATCCTGCCTGACGCCGAGGTCGAGGCCGAGCACACGATCTTGCCGCTGTGTTTGGGTGAACAGGAAAGCGTGGAGTACGCGATCCGCTCGACGTACTGGGACGGTATCGACCTCATTCCAGCGACGTCGGTTCTCTTCAGTGCCGAGTTCGCGCTTCCAGGCCGCCAGCGGGACGAGGGTCAGCGCTTCCAGTTCTGGAACGTACTGCACTACGGCATCGAGCAGGCTCGTCAGACCTACGACGTGATCATCATCGACACGCCCCCTGCCCTTTCCTACGTCACCATCAACGCCATGATGGCCGCTGACGGGATCATCACCCCTCTCCCGCCCAACGCGCTCGATTTCGCGTCCAGCGTTCAGTTTTGGGACCTGTTCTATGACCTGACCAAGGAGTTGGTTGCCCGTGGCAAGTCCAAGCGATTCGAGTTTGTTGACGTGCTGCTGTCCAAGGTGGATGCGAGCGACATCGCAACCAATGTCGTGCGCGAGTGGATCAGCGCCGCCTACGGTTCGAAGGTGTTGCCCATAGAGATTCCAAAGACGGCAACGGCCGCGTCGGCAAGTGCGGAGTTTGGGTCGATCTATGACATGAAGCCTGGTTCAGCCGGCAGCAGGACCATCAAGCGGGCCGTAGACGCCTATGACCAGTTTGTCGACATCGTTGAAGGCCAGATGGTGAGCGCCTGGCTGAGGCAAGTCACGAAGACGGAGGACGCGGAATGA
- a CDS encoding PDDEXK nuclease domain-containing protein, with translation MAPPLASAFKDAYSVEFLNLQAGHTEADLHSGLLGQLRTFLIELGRDFCFVGSEFPVQVGGRDFALDLLFFHRGLNCLVAIELKVDRFEPEHLGKLNFYLEALDRDVRKPHENPAIGVLLCASKDSEVVEYALSRIAVAGAWWRSTRPSCRTSRCWRPSCMSSMRSTHRSLRLKLSLRRLFPIGIDRRRAAARSDRESHAALPRQIAVPQ, from the coding sequence ATGGCGCCGCCGCTGGCGAGCGCCTTCAAGGATGCCTACTCGGTCGAGTTCCTCAACCTGCAGGCCGGCCATACCGAGGCCGACCTGCACAGCGGCCTGCTGGGTCAACTTCGCACCTTCCTCATCGAGCTGGGGCGCGACTTCTGCTTCGTCGGCTCGGAGTTCCCGGTGCAAGTGGGTGGCCGCGACTTCGCGCTCGACCTCCTGTTCTTCCATCGGGGCCTGAACTGCCTCGTGGCCATCGAGCTCAAGGTGGATCGGTTCGAGCCCGAGCACCTGGGCAAGCTGAACTTCTACCTTGAAGCGCTGGACCGCGACGTGCGCAAGCCGCACGAGAACCCAGCCATCGGCGTGCTGCTGTGCGCGTCCAAGGACAGCGAGGTGGTGGAGTACGCGCTCAGCCGCATCGCTGTCGCCGGCGCTTGGTGGCGCAGTACCAGACCCAGCTGCCGGACAAGCAGATGCTGGCGGCCAAGCTGCATGAGTTCTATGCGTTCAACGCATCGGTCGCTGAGGTTGAAGTTGAGTCTGCGCCGGTTGTTTCCAATCGGGATCGACAGAAGAAGAGCGGCGGCCCGAAGTGATCGTGAATCTCATGCAGCACTACCAAGGCAAATCGCAGTACCGCAATGA